From one Ctenopharyngodon idella isolate HZGC_01 chromosome 15, HZGC01, whole genome shotgun sequence genomic stretch:
- the mos gene encoding proto-oncogene serine/threonine-protein kinase mos, giving the protein MPSPIPITRLLPKDFGLEFGACSSPLTKTASGSTLRVPTNTFHGKIAHRLWSSVIHWRELQVLEPIGSGGFGMVFKGTYFGETVAMKKVRCVKNKLASRQSFWAELNAAHLHHQNIVRVIAATTCTPAHLNTKDNIGTIVMEFAGALNLHQVIYGLTDPLPMNRCMKYSIDIARALQHLHAHGIVHLDVKPANVLVSEQGVCKLADFGCSFKLSSKSDTVTHLSEIGGTFTHRAPELLKGEEVSTRVDIYSFGITVWQLLTREPPYEGDRQHILYAVVAYNLRPSITGDVFIQSSSGQTCQKLISRCWDGDPNIRPTADQLVNELSLILL; this is encoded by the coding sequence ATGCCGTCACCAATCCCCATTACCCGACTATTGCCAAAGGATTTTGGGCTCGAGTTTGGCGCGTGCAGTAGCCCGCTAACCAAAACTGCGAGTGGATCTACTCTGCGTGTTCCCACAAACACGTTTCACGGTAAAATCGCCCACAGACTGTGGTCTTCTGTGATCCACTGGCGAGAACTGCAGGTTCTGGAGCCCATCGGCAGCGGTGGATTCGGCATGGTGTTCAAAGGCACATACTTTGGCGAGACTGTTGCCATGAAAAAAGTGAGATGTGTGAAAAACAAACTGGCTTCGAGGCAGAGTTTCTGGGCGGAACTCAATGCAGCGCACTTGCACCATCAAAACATTGTGCGCGTGATTGCGGCTACCACGTGCACACCTGCGCACCTCAACACCAAAGACAACATCGGTACGATTGTAATGGAGTTCGCAGGCGCCCTAAACCTACATCAGGTCATTTACGGACTCACAGACCCGTTGCCTATGAACAGGTGCATGAAATATTCAATAGACATCGCTCGCGCGCTCCAGCACTTGCACGCGCATGGCATAGTCCACTTGGATGTAAAACCTGCCAATGTTTTAgtatcagaacagggtgtttgTAAACTCGCAGATTTTGGGTGCTCTTTTAAACTGTCGAGCAAAAGCGACACCGTGACGCATCTGAGTGAAATCGGTGGCACGTTCACGCACCGCGCGCCTGAGCTTCTGAAAGGTGAGGAGGTTTCTACGCGCGTGGACATTTATTCTTTTGGCATCACAGTGTGGCAGCTCCTCACCCGAGAGCCGCCGTACGAGGGAGACAGACAGCATATTCTGTACGCTGTTGTGGCATATAATCTGCGCCCATCCATCACTGGGGATGTTTTTATTCAGTCATCTTCTGGACAGACATGTCAAAAGCTGATCAGCCGGTGTTGGGACGGCGACCCCAACATCCGACCGACCGCAGATCAGCTCGTAAATGAACTGTctttgatcttattgtga